A genomic window from Salvia splendens isolate huo1 chromosome 11, SspV2, whole genome shotgun sequence includes:
- the LOC121754356 gene encoding putative clathrin assembly protein At1g25240 has protein sequence MRLWKRASDALKDQSSLWQASLSRSHPDIEKAVIRATSHHPTSSRRNIDRVRHWLRLSPSNLSPILRSLASRISKTRSWPVALKGLLLTHALLNSPSPSSIGRLPFDLSSFRAPDDVSSPFDPFVRAYYAFLDHKSATAFLLHRRDACDMNQELLMLQSLQGLIDLLVAIRPAPAAAFAPLVLDVMEGVVVELYEVYGKICRGIATVLLNIYSAGRAEAAMALRVVRNATRQGNELADFLDVCREIRIANAAEFPVIDRIPEEGIRELEEIVEGLRKEKVEMKTVVTQEWERFEEDSVAVSCGQQQHESRIAEAPDLITLF, from the coding sequence ATGAGGCTATGGAAGCGAGCCTCGGACGCCCTCAAGGACCAGAGCAGCCTCTGGCAGGCGAGCCTCTCCCGCAGCCACCCGGACATCGAGAAGGCCGTCATCCGCGCCACGTCCCACCACCCCACCTCCTCCCGCCGCAACATCGACCGCGTCCGCCACTGGCTCCGCCTGTCCCCCTCCAACCTCTCCCCCATCCTCCGCTCCCTCGCCTCCCGCATCTCGAAAACCCGCAGCTGGCCCGTGGCCCTTAAAGGCCTCCTCCTCACCCACGCCCTCCTCAactccccctccccctcctccaTCGGCCGCCTCCCCTTCGACCTCTCCTCCTTCCGCGCCCCCGACGACGTCTCCTCCCCCTTCGACCCCTTCGTCCGCGCCTACTACGCCTTCCTCGACCACAAATCCGCCACCGCGttcctcctccaccgccgcgaCGCATGCGACATGAATCAGGAGTTGCTCATGTTGCAGAGCCTCCAGGGGCTGATCGACCTCCTCGTCGCGATCAGGCCCGCGCCGGCCGCGGCCTTCGCTCCGCTCGTGCTGGACGTCATGGAAGGGGTGGTGGTGGAGTTGTACGAGGTGTACGGCAAGATATGCCGCGGCATCGCGACGGTGCTGCTGAACATCTACTCGGCGGGGAGGGCGGAGGCGGCGATGGCGCTGCGCGTGGTGCGGAACGCGACGCGGCAGGGGAACGAGCTGGCGGACTTCCTGGACGTGTGTAGGGAGATTCGGATCGCGAACGCGGCCGAGTTTCCGGTGATCGATCGGATCCCGGAGGAGGGGATAAGGGAACTGGAGGAGATCGTGGAGGGATTGAGGAAGGAGAAGGTGGAGATGAAGACGGTGGTCACACAGGAATGGGAGAGATTTGAGGAAGATTCTGTGGCGGTAAGCTGTGGTCAGCAGCAACATGAGAGTAGAATTGCAGAAGCGCCTGATTTGATTACCTTGTTTTAG
- the LOC121754913 gene encoding dynamin-related protein 5A-like: MATDGSRDFLTSASKTPSAEKSASRKHKQQHQAMDTSNKRRFEAYNRLQAAAVAFGEKLPIPEIVALGGQSDGKSSLLEALLGFRFNVREVEMGTRRPLILQMIHDSNALEPRCRFQDEDSEEYGNEMVSSTAIADTIKSRTEALLRETKTAVSAKPIVMRVEYAHCPNLTIIDTPGFILKAKKGEPESTPDDILSMVKSLASPPHRIILFLQQSSVEWCSSLWLDSIRELDPTFKRTFVVVSKFDNRLKEFSDRWEVDSYLSAGGYLGENTRPFFVALPKDKSIVSNDEFRRKISQVDTEVIHHLRDAVKGGFDEEKYRSHIGFGCLRDYLESELQKRYKEAAPSTLALLEQRCSEVTAELTRMEVKIQGTSDVAHLRRSAMLHTASLSNHLESLLDGAADPAPEQWGKTTEEEKLESGIGGWPGVSTDTKPPNSTLRLYGGAAFERVIHEFRMATYSMECPVVSREKVANILLAHAGRNGSRGVSEAAAEIARTAAKLWLAPLLDTACDRLAFVLCNLFDIAIERNRHHHTGYGQQAGDMDGFVGFLAALRHSYYSFVKDLAKQCKQVVRHHLDSVTSPYSLICYESDISGSFSSSVNSIYRGNKVQTSSFAFDLSDGGHIARREIIDQPENIPPGKDETTPGKMIESREVLKECQMTVPETPSPDQPCDGNYVVKKEPSNCVEVGARKRQARIAGNNKNLAHFRTQNGGVLFSGGAGSGSVYTEICSCAAQHFAGIREVLVERGVASSLNSGFLTPCRERLMVVLGLDLFAVTDVKFMDMFVAPEVIDILQNEKQSLQKRQKTLHSCLNEFKNVARSL; encoded by the exons ATGGCCACCGACGGCAGCCGCGACTTCCTCACCTCTGCATCCAAAACGCCTTCAGCCGAGAAGTCGGCTTCTAGGAAACACAAGCAACAGCATCAGGCTATGGACACTTCCAACAAACGGAGATTTGAGGCCTACAACCGCCTTCAGGCCGCCGCCGTCGCCTTCGGAGAGAAGCTCCCGATCCCCGAAATCGTAGCGCTGGGAGGCCAGTCCGACGGCAAGAGCTCACTGCTTGAAGCGCTCCTAGGGTTCCGATTCAATGTGCGTGAAGTCGAAATGGGCACTCGGCGCCCTCTCATTTTACAGATGATTCACGACTCCAATGCGCTTGAGCCTCGCTGCCGATTTCAG GATGAGGATTCTGAAGAATATGGGAACGAAATGGTATCATCTACAGCGATTGCAGATACCATAAAATCTCGTACTGAAGCACTTTTGAGGGAGACCAAAACTGCAGTTTCAGCTAAGCCCATTGTTATGAGAGTGGAATATGCACATTGTCCTAACCTTACCATTATAGATACTCCAGGTTTTATTCTCAAG GCAAAGAAGGGTGAACCAGAGAGTACACCAGATGATATTTTGTCGATGGTCAAATCCTTGGCTAGTCCACCTCatcgtattattttatttcttcaacaGAGTAGTGTTGAATGGTGTTCATCTTTGTGGTTGGACTCAATACGTGAGCTAGATCCAACCTTCAAGCGCACATTTGTTGTTGTCTCCAAATTTGATAACCGACTCAAG GAGTTCAGTGACCGTTGGGAAGTGGACAGCTATTTAAGTGCGGGCGGATACCTTGGAGAGAACACTCGACCCTTTTTTGTTGCTCTTCCAAAGGATAAAAGTATAGTGTCAAATGACGAGTTTCGTAGGAAAATATCTCAGGTAGATACAGAAGTGATACACCATTTACGTGATGCAGTCAAAGGTGGATTTGATGAAGAAAAGTATAGATCCCACATAGGGTTTGGCTGTCTTAGGGATTATTTAGAATCTGAACTACAGAAGAGGTATAAGGAGGCTGCCCCTTCTACATTGGCCTTATTAGAACAACGTTGTAGTGAGGTAACCGCTGAGTTGACTAGAATGGAGGTCAAAATACAGGGAACTTCTGATGTCGCGCACCTTCGCAGATCTGCTATGTTGCATACTGCATCTCTGAGCAACCATCTG GAATCACTTCTTGATGGAGCAGCTGATCCAGCACCAGAACAATGGGGGAAAACAACAGAAGAAGAAAAACTTGAGAGTGGCATAGGTGGTTGGCCTGGTGTTAGCACAGATACAAAGCCTCCCAATTCAACTCTTCGTCTTTATGGTGGTGCTGCATTTGAAAGAGTAATCCATGAGTTTCGCATGGCCACCTATTCTATGGAATGTCCAGTGGTGTCAAGAGAGAAG GTGGCAAATATCTTACTTGCACATGCTGGCCGGAATGGGAGTAGAGGAGTTTCAGAGGCAGCTGCAGAGATTGCTCGTACTGCAGCTAAGTTGTGGCTTGCTCCTCTTCTGGACACAGCATGTGACCGCCTTGCTTTTGTCTTGTGCAATCTTTTTGATATTGCCATTGAGAGAAACCGCCATCATCACACAGGAT ATGGTCAGCAAGCTGGAGACATGGACGGGTTTGTTGGTTTCCTTGCTGCTTTGAGACACTCTTACTACAGCTTTGTAAAGGATCTTGCCAAGCAATGCAAACAAGTAGTTCGGCACCATCTGGATTCAGTCACAAGTCCATACTCTCTAATTTGCTACGAGAGTGACATCTCTGGGAGTTTCAGTTCCAGTGTAAACTCTATTTACCGTGGAAATAAAGTCCAAACTAGCTCATTTGCTTTTGATCTGTCAGATGGAGGGCATATAGCTCGTCGGGAAATCATTGACCAGCCAGAAAAcatccccccaggaaaagatgAAACAACTCCAGGAAAAATGATTGAATCTAGAGAAGTCCTAAAAGAATGTCAGATGACTGTGCCTGAGACCCCATCACCTGATCAACCATGTGATGGAAACTACGTGGTAAAGAAAGAACCCAGTAATTGTGTTGAAGTTGGAGCTAGGAAACGGCAAGCTAGAATTGCAGGCAATAACAAGAATTTGGCTCACTTCAGAACCCAAAATGGTGGTGTCCTGTTTTCTGGTGGAGCAGGTTCAGGATCAGTATACACAGAGATATGTTCATGTGCTGCTCAACATTTTGCCGGAATTCGTGAAGTTCTGGTTGAGAGGGGTGTTGCATCAAGTTTAAACTCAGGATTCCTCACACCTTG CCGCGAGAGGCTTATGGTTGTGCTCGGATTGGATTTGTTTGCTGTTACTGATGTGAAATTCATGGACATGTTCGTTGCACCTGAAGTTATTGATATACTTCAGAACGAAAAGCAATCACTTCAAAAGCGCCAGAAAACACTGCATTCCTGCTTGAACGAGTTCAAGAACGTTGCCAGATCACTGTGA